Proteins encoded within one genomic window of Triticum aestivum cultivar Chinese Spring chromosome 2D, IWGSC CS RefSeq v2.1, whole genome shotgun sequence:
- the LOC123053506 gene encoding uncharacterized protein isoform X1 — protein sequence MPALLSGVSASSKSGGDSYPSPFSFDPVFVRTGSVHGLVFQKMDLTHDVGINLVNSLVSWAQDRSFLKDLPEVTSQDYCHSSKWSMLCVLICESKKVGAFEEWRPNGMLP from the exons ATGCCCGCGTTGTTGAGCGGAGTTTCCGCATCCAGCAAAAGCGGCGGCGACTCTTATCCATCCCCATTTTCGTTTGACCCTGTGTTTGTACGAACAG GCTCAGTTCATGGTCTGGTATTCCAGAAAAT GGATTTGACTCATGATGTAGGCATTAATCTGGTCAACAGTCTCGTTTCTTGGGCACAAGATCGCTCTTTCCTCAAG GATTTGCCTGAAGTCACCTCCCAAGACTACTGTCATTCCTCCAAATGGTCTATGCTCTGCGTCCTCATATGTGAATCGAA AAAAGTTGGCGCATTTGAGGAGTGGAGGCCCAATGGGATGCTTCCTTGA